In Blastopirellula sp. J2-11, a single genomic region encodes these proteins:
- a CDS encoding DUF1559 domain-containing protein: protein MRPGFTLVELLVVIAIIGVLIALLLPAVQQAREAARRATCINKIKQVGLALHIYHDTHSVFPPAGVNYGWCTLGTPDPDRTTHNKNGLSFLLPFLEQSALYDSINQNSANSAQNTGYCCSYTGAGAPLAGDPADNADEMTTLLDVFLCPSDSGSTHLGTSAAYGTTVAPGPAKTNYELSSDQTISCNYWATQGGASRKMFGENSKCKIRDVTDGTSNTIMVCETTREVYNGDAPAWGMRGWVASGGDVDPGINVWDIPTGWTRPDVGNLNSWGQVGSLHKGGAHFALGSGAVSFFPENMDLTILIGLGKISDGSVVQIP from the coding sequence ATTCGACCCGGCTTTACCTTGGTCGAACTGCTGGTGGTGATCGCAATCATCGGCGTCTTAATCGCGCTGCTGCTGCCAGCGGTGCAACAAGCTCGCGAAGCGGCGCGGCGTGCTACTTGTATCAACAAAATAAAGCAAGTTGGCCTCGCGTTACATATCTACCACGATACGCACAGCGTCTTTCCTCCGGCCGGCGTCAACTACGGGTGGTGCACCCTGGGAACTCCAGATCCCGATAGAACCACACATAACAAAAATGGCCTGTCCTTCCTGCTGCCTTTTCTCGAACAGTCGGCCCTCTACGACAGCATCAATCAGAATTCGGCCAACAGTGCCCAGAACACCGGCTATTGCTGCAGTTATACGGGAGCGGGTGCGCCGCTGGCTGGCGATCCGGCTGATAATGCCGATGAGATGACGACCCTGCTTGATGTCTTTCTCTGTCCTTCCGATTCTGGAAGCACCCACTTGGGAACCAGCGCAGCCTATGGAACGACGGTCGCACCGGGGCCTGCCAAAACAAATTATGAATTGAGTTCAGATCAGACAATTAGTTGTAATTACTGGGCGACCCAGGGAGGCGCCTCACGTAAAATGTTTGGCGAAAACAGCAAGTGTAAAATCCGTGATGTCACAGACGGCACGTCCAATACGATCATGGTCTGTGAAACGACTCGGGAAGTTTACAACGGCGACGCGCCTGCCTGGGGGATGCGTGGCTGGGTGGCATCTGGCGGTGATGTCGATCCTGGGATCAACGTCTGGGACATTCCGACTGGATGGACTCGCCCTGATGTTGGAAATTTAAACAGCTGGGGACAGGTCGGAAGCCTGCACAAGGGTGGTGCTCATTTCGCGTTGGGCAGTGGCGCAGTGAGTTTCTTTCCCGAGAATATGGACCTCACAATATTGATAGGGCTGGGAAAAATTTCTGATGGCTCTGTGGTGCAAATCCCTTAA